A region from the Vicia villosa cultivar HV-30 ecotype Madison, WI linkage group LG3, Vvil1.0, whole genome shotgun sequence genome encodes:
- the LOC131657515 gene encoding protein NRT1/ PTR FAMILY 8.1-like: MKFLVSDGRVDKHGKFADKRTTGGWKAAPFIIMNEAVERMAYIAIAMNMTRYLVNEMHLTIPDSATHVTNWIGSAYILTLQGAFLADAYLGRFKTIIIFSFIYAVGMFMLTISATYDVFRPQKNKEASQFQMTFLLGALGLVALGTGGIKPCVSSFGADQFDEGDEKEVQKKYSFFNWFYFAINIGALVGTTVLVYVQEKLGWSWGFGIPTITTILSIFVLAIGINYYRFQKPMGSPFTRFLQVIVASIKNHRRGVVVEKETHLYEVRTSHSDIIGARKLPRTLQYKFLDKAAVVTPKTKINDRWNVCTVTQVEEFKAIIKILPVWATTIALSICLGQMSTFFISQSTIMNRKLGNFEIPTSSVTTFSAINGLILVPIYEHFFIPVLRKLTGHKRGITSLQRMGVGLFIATIAMGSAALIEKKRREQYPQIHSMSVFWLLPQFFLIGSAEVFTYVGQLEFFYDEVTDGTKSISSALFLCESGIGNWLSTALVKIVILTTGGQEKGWLRNDLNKSKLDWFYWVVAAINAINFLVYLMVAKFYKGKESVVARSDNMVELNNNQHTEP, translated from the exons ATGAAATTCTTGGTAAGCGATGGTCGCGTGGATAAACATGGTAAATTTGCAGATAAACGAACGACCGGAGGATGGAAGGCTGCTCCTTTTATCATAA tgaaCGAAGCGGTTGAGAGGATGGCATACATTGCAATAGCAATGAACATGACTCGTTATTTGGTTAATGAAATGCATCTAACAATACCAGATTCCGCCACTCATGTCACAAACTGGATTGGATCTGCTTATATACTCACTCTTCAGGGAGCCTTTCTAGCTGATGCTTATTTGGGTCGCTtcaaaacaattattattttttctttcatctatgCGGTGGGAATGTTTATGCTGACAATATCAGCAACCTACGACGTATTCCGCCCGCAAAAAAACAAAGAAGCAAGCCAATTCCAAATGACATTCTTATTAGGTGCACTTGGCCTTGTTGCTTTAGGCACAGGAGGAATCAAACCTTGTGTGTCATCTTTCGGAGCAGACCAATTTGACGAAGGGGATGAGAAAGAAGTTCAAAAGAAATATTCATTCTTCAATTGGTTTTACTTTGCCATCAACATTGGTGCACTAGTTGGGACTACGGTGTTGGTTTATGTACAAGAAAAACTAGGGTGGAGTTGGGGTTTTGGAATACCAACTATTACTACAATTTTATCTATCTTTGTTCTAGCGATTGGTATTAATTATTATCGTTTTCAAAAGCCAATGGGAAGTCCTTTTACTAGGTTTCTTCAAGTTATTGTAGCTTCTATAAAGAATCATCGAAGAGGAGTGGTCGTAGAAAAAGAAACTCATCTCTATGAAGTTAGGACCTCGCACTCTGATATTATTGGCGCTCGCAAGCTTCCAAGGACTCTACAATACAA GTTTTTGGACAAAGCAGCGGTAGTAACACCAAAAACCAAGATCAATGATAGATGGAATGTATGCACGGTGACACAAGTGGAAGAATTCAAAGCAATCATTAAAATTCTTCCAGTGTGGGCAACTACCATTGCACTTTCAATTTGTTTAGGTCAAATGTCAACTTTTTTTATAAGTCAATCCACCATCATGAACCGGAAGCTAGGTAACTTTGAAATTCCAACAAGTTCAGTTACCACATTTTCTGCCATCAACGGGCTTATACTTGTTCCCATCTACGAGCATTTCTTCATCCCGGTTCTCCGTAAACTCACCGGCCACAAACGTGGCATCACGTCGTTACAACGAATGGGTGTTGGACTTTTCATCGCAACCATTGCTATGGGTTCAGCTGCATTAATTGAAAAGAAAAGACGGGAACAATACCCGCAAATACATAGCATGAGTGTGTTTTGGTTGCTGCCTCAATTTTTCCTAATCGGTTCTGCGGAGGTTTTTACCTATGTCGGACAATTAGAGTTTTTTTACGACGAAGTGACCGACGGGACAAAGAGTATTAGTAGTGCATTGTTTTTGTGTGAGTCTGGAATTGGAAATTGGTTGAGTACAGCTTTGGTTAAGATTGTTATACTTACAACTGGAGGACAAGAGAAAGGATGGTTAAGGAATGATCTTAATAAAAGCAAGTTGGATTGGTTCTATTGGGTAGTGGCTGCTATCAATGCTATCAATTTTTTGGTTTATTTGATGGTTGCAAAATTTTACAAAGGAAAAGAATCAGTGGTTGCAAGATCTGATAACATGGTTGAAttaaacaacaatcaacacactGAACCATGA
- the LOC131654863 gene encoding protein NRT1/ PTR FAMILY 8.1-like, translated as MKFKVSDDRVDRHGRIADKQTTGGWKAAPYIIMNEVIERVAFMAIAANMTRYLVSEMNQTIPDSVTHVTDWIGAAYVLTLLGAFLADAYLGRFKTIITFSSIYAVGMFMLTISASFNTFRPQRNKEASQFQMSFLFAALGLVAFGTGGIKPCVSSFGADQFDEGDEKEVQMKYSFFNWFYFAINIGSLLGITLLVYIQEKVGWSWGFGIPTITTILSIFVLAIGINYYRFQKPMGSPFTRFLQVVVAALMNHRRGVVVEKETHLYEVETTQSDIIGARKLQRTPQYKFLDKAAVVTTKDEINDRWSVCTVTQVEELKSIIKILPVWATTIALSISFAQMSSFFISQSNIMNRKLGNFEIPTGSVTTFSAINGLILVPIYERFFIPILRKLTGHYRGITSLQRIGVGLFLATISMALAAIVEKTRREHYPQLHTMSVFWLSPQFILIGASEVFTYVGQLEFFYDEATDGTKSISSAMFLCEIGIGSWLSTALVKIIIATTGGQEKGWLRNDLNKSKLDLFYWILAVISGINLLAYLMVSMHYKGKKPVIVRDENMVELNKDQHIQP; from the exons ATGAAATTTAAGGTAAGCGATGATCGCGTGGATCGACATGGTAGAATTGCTGATAAACAAACAACAGGAGGATGGAAGGCTGCTCCATATATCATAA TGAACGAGGTGATAGAGAGGGTGGCGTTCATGGCAATAGCAGCGAACATGACCCGTTACTTGGTTAGTGAAATGAATCAAACAATACCAGATTCTGTTACTCATGTCACGGACTGGATTGGAGCTGCTTATGTACTCACTCTCCTTGGAGCCTTTCTAGCAGATGCTTATTTGGGTCGCTTCAAAACCATTATTACTTTCTCTTCCATCTATGCCGTG GGAATGTTTATGCTAACAATTTCAGCCTCCTTCAACACATTTCGTCCACAAAGAAACAAAGAAGCAAGCCAATTCCAAATGTCATTCTTATTCGCTGCACTTGGCCTCGTTGCTTTCGGTACAGGAGGAATCAAACCTTGTGTATCATCCTTTGGAGCTGATCAATTCGACGAAGGAGATGAAAAAGAAGTCCAAATGAAATATTCATTCTTCAATTGGTTTTACTTTGCAATCAACATTGGTTCACTTCTTGGAATTACTTTATTGGTTTATATACAAGAGAAAGTAGGATGGAGTTGGGGTTTTGGAATACCAACAATTACTACAATTTTATCTATCTTTGTTCTAGCTATTGGTATTAATTATTATCGTTTTCAAAAGCCAATGGGAAGCCCTTTTACTAGGTTTCTTCAGGTTGTTGTAGCTGCATTAATGAATCATCGAAGAGGAGTGGTTGTAGAAAAGGAAACTCATCTCTATGAAGTCGAGACAACACAATCTGATATTATTGGTGCTCGTAAGCTTCAGAGAACTCCACAATACAA GTTTTTGGACAAAGCAGCAGTTGTAACTACAAAAGACGAGATTAATGATAGATGGAGTGTATGTACAGTAACACAAGTTGAAGAACTCAAATCAATCATTAAAATCCTTCCGGTGTGGGCAACTACCATTGCACTTTCAATTTCTTTCGCTCAAATGTCATCTTTTTTTATAAGTCAATCCAACATCATGAATCGAAAACTAGGTAACTTCGAAATCCCAACAGGTTCTGTTACCACTTTTAGTGCCATCAATGGCCTCATACTTGTCCCCATCTACGAGCGATTCTTTATCCCAATTCTCCGAAAACTTACTGGCCACTACCGTGGTATCACATCGTTACAACGGATAGGTGTTGGGCTTTTCCTCGCGACAATCTCTATGGCTTTAGCTGCAATAGTTGAAAAGACAAGACGCGAACACTACCCGCAACTGCATACCATGAGTGTTTTTTGGTTGTCGCCGCAGTTTATCTTAATTGGCGCTTCTGAGGTTTTTACCTATGTGGGACAGTTGGAGTTTTTCTACGATGAGGCAACTGATGGGACAAAGAGTATTAGTAGTGCAATGTTTTTGTGTGAGATCGGAATCGGAAGCTGGTTGAGTACTGCGTTGGTTAAGATTATTATAGCTACGACTGGAGGACAAGAAAAAGGATGGTTAAGGAATGATCTTAATAAAAGCAAATTGGATTTGTTCTATTGGATACTAGCAGTTATCAGTGGTATCAATTTGTTGGCTTATTTGATGGTGTCAATGCATTACAAAGGGAAAAAACCAGTGATTGTGAGAGATGAGAACATGGTTGAACTCAACAAAGATCAACACATACAACCATGA